One part of the Xylanimonas allomyrinae genome encodes these proteins:
- a CDS encoding GNAT family N-acetyltransferase, which translates to MTLREDDAKGSVVLRPLRRRDSEVWLRLRTANHSWLEPWEATSPRGLGGSTTFGEYVRLLSQQARAGTTLPFAVELDGALVGQLTVSSITYGSLCSAAIGYWVSRDVAGRGVIPTAVALATDYCLQVLGLHRIEINIRPENHRSLRVVEKLGFRDEGTRARYLHIQGKWRDHRTFALTSEDVPGGLLARWQKAREARWPTE; encoded by the coding sequence GTGACGTTGCGCGAGGACGACGCGAAGGGGTCGGTCGTGCTGCGGCCGCTGCGCCGTCGGGACTCCGAGGTGTGGCTCCGGCTGCGCACGGCCAACCACTCGTGGCTCGAACCGTGGGAAGCGACCTCCCCGCGCGGCCTGGGCGGGTCGACGACGTTCGGCGAGTACGTGCGCCTGCTCTCGCAGCAGGCGCGCGCGGGCACGACGCTGCCGTTCGCCGTCGAGCTGGACGGTGCGCTGGTGGGTCAGCTCACCGTGTCGTCCATCACCTACGGCTCGCTGTGCTCGGCCGCGATCGGCTACTGGGTCTCCCGCGACGTCGCCGGCCGGGGCGTCATCCCGACGGCGGTCGCCCTGGCAACCGACTACTGCCTCCAGGTGCTCGGCCTGCACCGCATCGAGATCAACATCCGGCCCGAGAACCACCGCAGCCTGCGCGTCGTCGAGAAGCTCGGCTTCCGAGACGAGGGGACACGCGCGCGCTACCTGCACATCCAGGGGAAGTGGCGCGACCATCGCACCTTCGCGTTGACGAGCGAGGACGTCCCCGGAGGGCTCCTGGCGCGCTGGCAGAAGGCCCGCGAGGCGCGTTGGCCCACCGAATGA
- a CDS encoding 5-formyltetrahydrofolate cyclo-ligase — protein MRRRVCGPVERAGHGGAARAARHAGHARAAARARRGACARLGPLHDRGRPARARSGAPPEPGGPALGASAIATADVVVAPALAVDTRGRRLGQGGGWYDRVLRLVPEGVSVVAMVFADEVYDAEERPLPTEPHDVRVHAVATPQWWRPLTA, from the coding sequence GTGCGTCGCCGCGTATGCGGCCCGGTCGAACGAGCCGGGCACGGGGGTGCTGCTCGAGCGGCTCGCCACGCGGGGCACGCGCGTGCTGCTGCCCGTGCTCGGCGCGGGGCTTGCGCGCGACTGGGCCCCTTACACGACCGCGGACGACCTGCGCGAGCGCGCTCCGGGGCGCCCCCGGAGCCGGGCGGCCCGGCCCTCGGTGCGTCCGCGATCGCGACCGCCGACGTCGTCGTCGCCCCGGCGCTCGCGGTGGACACCCGTGGGCGTCGGCTGGGTCAGGGCGGCGGTTGGTACGACCGCGTGCTGCGGCTGGTTCCTGAGGGAGTGTCCGTCGTCGCGATGGTGTTCGCGGACGAGGTCTACGACGCCGAGGAGCGGCCGCTGCCGACCGAGCCGCACGACGTGCGCGTGCACGCGGTCGCCACGCCGCAGTGGTGGCGTCCGCTCACGGCGTGA